In Immundisolibacter sp., the following proteins share a genomic window:
- a CDS encoding nucleotidyltransferase family protein has translation MSARFHAVVLAGDRGADDPVARHVGAAGKALVPLAGQPMLLRVLDALAGSTAVDGVTLVGPSREQIAACPPLARRIADGELSWLAPAPSPSQSALAGLASVPADTPVLLTTADHALLQAGWVDAFCAAAQATGKDAVVGLARHAAVQAAFPQSRRTALRFRDGAYCGCNLFAFLTPAGRRAPEFWRHIEQQRKKPHRLAAALGPGTLLAYLCGWLTLEAGLERLSRRVGARLGAVLLDDPRAAVDVDSVADFELVERLLAGAG, from the coding sequence TTGAGCGCCCGCTTTCATGCCGTGGTGCTGGCCGGCGACCGCGGCGCCGACGATCCGGTGGCACGCCACGTCGGCGCCGCCGGCAAGGCGCTGGTGCCTCTGGCCGGCCAGCCGATGCTGCTGCGCGTGCTGGACGCGCTGGCGGGCAGCACGGCGGTGGACGGGGTGACGCTGGTCGGCCCGAGCCGGGAGCAGATCGCCGCCTGCCCGCCGCTGGCGCGGCGGATTGCCGACGGCGAGCTGAGCTGGTTGGCGCCGGCGCCCTCGCCCAGCCAGAGTGCACTGGCGGGTCTGGCCAGCGTGCCGGCGGACACGCCGGTGCTGCTCACGACGGCCGACCACGCCTTGCTGCAGGCCGGCTGGGTCGATGCCTTCTGCGCCGCGGCGCAGGCGACCGGCAAGGATGCCGTCGTCGGCCTGGCGCGCCATGCGGCGGTGCAGGCGGCATTTCCGCAGTCGCGCCGCACGGCGCTGCGGTTTCGGGATGGCGCCTACTGCGGCTGCAATCTGTTTGCGTTTCTGACCCCGGCCGGTCGGCGCGCGCCCGAGTTCTGGCGCCACATCGAGCAGCAGCGCAAGAAGCCGCACCGGCTGGCCGCGGCGCTCGGTCCGGGTACGCTGCTGGCGTACCTGTGCGGTTGGCTGACCCTGGAGGCGGGCCTAGAACGCCTGTCGCGGCGGGTAGGGGCGCGGCTCGGGGCCGTGTTGCTGGACGATCCGCGGGCGGCGGTGGATGTCGATTCGGTGGCCGATTTCGAGCTGGTCGAGCGACTGTTGGCCGGCGCCGGCTAA
- a CDS encoding GNAT family N-acetyltransferase, producing the protein MNGLASLTVTPLMGRSARRAFWALPQRLYRNDPHWVPPLLLERHELLSARNPLFEHARWQAWLAKRGDQVVGRISAQVDRLHEQTHGERVGYFGLLEAEDDPQVFAALLGAAEDWLRGQGMTEIRGPFNLSVNEECGLLVDGFDTPPMVMMGHALPYYGPRVQEQGYAKAKDLLAYIVGTDFRFPPAAQRLLERERDQVTLRSLDLKHLDRDIAILRDIFNDAWAGNWGFVPFTEAEFKALGQLVRWLVDPGFVQIAEVAGEPVAMIAVLPNLNEAIADLHGRLLPFGWARLLWRLKVRHPKAVRVALMGVRQRLQRTRLGTALAMLVIDAARQTGLRRGVKQAEMSWILEDNRGMRSIIESLGSRCYKRYRIYGKAL; encoded by the coding sequence ATGAACGGCCTGGCGTCGCTGACCGTCACGCCCTTGATGGGGCGGTCGGCCAGGCGTGCTTTCTGGGCGCTGCCACAGCGCCTGTACCGGAACGATCCGCACTGGGTGCCGCCGCTGCTGCTGGAGCGGCATGAACTGCTCTCGGCCCGCAATCCGCTGTTCGAGCACGCCCGCTGGCAGGCCTGGCTGGCCAAGCGCGGCGACCAGGTGGTCGGGCGCATCAGCGCGCAGGTGGACCGGCTGCACGAGCAGACGCACGGCGAGCGGGTCGGGTATTTCGGGCTGCTGGAGGCCGAAGACGACCCGCAGGTATTCGCGGCCCTGTTGGGCGCTGCGGAAGACTGGCTGCGTGGCCAGGGGATGACCGAGATTCGCGGACCTTTCAACCTGTCCGTCAACGAGGAATGCGGGCTGCTGGTGGACGGCTTCGACACCCCGCCGATGGTGATGATGGGCCATGCCCTGCCGTACTACGGGCCGCGCGTCCAGGAGCAGGGCTATGCCAAGGCCAAGGATCTGCTGGCCTACATAGTCGGTACGGATTTTCGATTCCCGCCGGCGGCCCAGCGCCTGCTCGAGCGAGAGCGTGACCAGGTCACGCTGCGGTCGCTGGACCTCAAGCACCTGGACCGCGACATCGCCATCCTGCGCGACATCTTCAACGATGCCTGGGCCGGCAACTGGGGCTTCGTGCCGTTCACTGAGGCCGAGTTCAAGGCCCTGGGGCAACTGGTGCGGTGGCTGGTCGACCCCGGCTTCGTGCAGATCGCCGAGGTGGCCGGCGAGCCGGTGGCGATGATCGCCGTGCTGCCCAACCTAAACGAGGCGATCGCGGACCTGCATGGCCGCCTGCTGCCGTTTGGCTGGGCCAGGCTGCTGTGGCGGCTCAAGGTGCGCCACCCGAAGGCCGTGCGGGTGGCGCTGATGGGCGTGCGCCAACGCCTGCAGCGCACCCGGCTGGGCACCGCCTTGGCCATGCTGGTGATCGATGCCGCCCGCCAGACCGGTCTGCGGCGCGGTGTCAAGCAGGCTGAGATGTCGTGGATTCTGGAGGACAACCGCGGCATGCGCAGCATCATCGAGTCGCTGGGCAGCCGCTGCTACAAGCGCTACCGCATCTACGGCAAGGCGCTTTGA
- a CDS encoding HIT family protein, producing MNATARKFGDPATRIATCGAWTVLLRPRQPTLGALVLVCDEPVRAFGDVSAAGYADLARTTRRVEAMLGAAFAYDKINYLMLMMVDPDVHFHVLPRYAQVRHFAGHAFSDLAWPNAPDLGFDHAIDAATQATLIARLKEAWQ from the coding sequence ATGAACGCCACGGCGCGAAAATTCGGCGACCCGGCCACGCGCATCGCCACCTGCGGTGCCTGGACCGTGCTGCTGCGCCCACGCCAGCCGACGCTGGGCGCGCTGGTGCTGGTGTGTGATGAACCGGTACGCGCGTTCGGTGATGTGAGTGCGGCGGGCTACGCCGATCTTGCCCGAACCACCCGCCGCGTCGAGGCCATGCTTGGCGCCGCATTTGCTTATGACAAGATCAATTACCTGATGCTCATGATGGTGGACCCCGACGTGCATTTCCATGTCCTGCCGCGCTATGCGCAGGTCCGGCACTTCGCCGGGCATGCGTTTTCCGATCTGGCCTGGCCCAACGCCCCGGATCTGGGTTTCGATCATGCCATCGACGCCGCGACGCAGGCCACCCTCATCGCGCGCCTGAAAGAGGCGTGGCAATGA